The nucleotide window CAAACATTTCAGCAAACCAACGCTGCGTGATCATTTCATTGACTAAACTCTTCTCATCATCTGCGTTGACGGCGTGTGCAACGCCGTTGTGGATGTCGATATCAAATTCACTTCCAAGCCATGGCATGGCTGGGCCATGACCCGCACCAAAAAGCAAAAGACTGCTGATGCGGGTGGTGTCGCACAAGAATGCCTGAGTGATCATATCCATCTGAAGTTTGGTCACTGCGGGGACCTGGTGTTTGTCCTGGGGATCGACCAGGCTTGGCGGAGCCATGTCTCCGCAAGCGATTCCGCCGGCAAGGCGCTGCTCGACGCCTCGAAGACCATCCAAATGAGCTTCAAGGCCCGGGCGTGCCTGCGCGGGAACTTGGCTTTGCAAGCGCTCGAGTTCCTTGAGATTCTTGTCGAGCACGGATCGTTGGCGCAACAGAAGGCGTTGGCGTTCGGATTCGCTCAGATCATGGTTGGGGAACAGAGTTAAGTAGACCTGGTAGGGATCGAGCTCGGCTGGCACAGGACTCGGAACTCCATTAGCCCAACGAAAGCTCATGTTTTCGTAGATTCCCGACCCACCTCGATCGTAGACCGAAAGCTCAAGTGAATTGAGAGGCGTGCCGGGTTGTAGCTGATCCACCAAATATTGATCGACCGAGATATTGGTGGGTGTCCAACCATCGGATGCGGATTCCTTTCCGCCAGTTAACATGGCGAGCATCCCTGCTTCATGCCCGCCCCCGTCGAATTTTGTGACCGACGCGTAGTCAACACCGTCCAATACAACAAGCTTGTCTTTCCATGGCTCAAGTGGTGATAAAATCGATTTTTCAGCGGGCGCGAGCGGCGAGGGAGCAAAGTCGAAAGTAAAATCGCTTTCCGTTGGAAATCCACCGGCACTGCTTCGCGGGCGCCAGTAAGGTAGCCACGTTCCGTGAGCATTACTTACCGCAATGAAACGGATTGGCGCGCCGGTTTGAGCGGAAACAGCATGGCGCCGCAACATCGAAGCAAAGGGCAGCGCAGCTCCAGCAACGCCCATGGCGGTTAAAAACCGTCTCCTGTTTAAGGTATTGGCCCATTTTTTTGTCATGATCCCCCTAACGCGGCCCGTTCAACAAACTTCGATGAGCGCACCATTGCGACCCATGATTCAAGCACACTAGTCTCTGATTGAACGAACTGCGCTTTGACGTTTTGACCTATTTCCGTGTCATCCGGACTTCCTAAATCCGCACCTAAGCTTCGCTGGATTAGCCGTCGAAGGAAACAATTCTGCGCTCGGGCATCGTTTACAACGACCTGGCTGAGCTCCACCCCGCCAGTAAAGTTACCGGAATCCGCCGCAGGATTGGCCGTGCTGTCATTGGGACTTGCTGAGGCACTCGCTTCTGGCACATAGCCCGAAGCATCCACCGGAACACCGTTCTCTTCTTCACGGTAGCGACCGATTCCATCGTAGTTTTCCAAACCGAAACCAATCGGATCAATAATCGTATGACAACCTGCACAAGCTGGATCCGCGGAATGCGCTGCGAAATGCTCCCGTGTCGTCCCTTCGGTCACCGGCTCAGCGGGCACAATCGGTACGCCCGGAGGTGGATCGGGAAGATCTTGGCAAAGCACCGCGCGCCAAAGAAACACGCCACGTTTTACCGGAGAGCCAGCTTCTGCACGGGCGTGCTTGGCCAACACAGAGCCTTGGGTAAGGATGCCGGCACGCTGCGCCGGATCCAGATCGACTCGCACAACTCCTTCGCCGGGATGCGGCACTCCGTAGAACGAAGCCAACTCGGCTCCGATCCAACTGTAGTTCGCGGTCATGAGGTCACGGAAACCCCCTTGCTGTGAGACAAGGACCTCGGCTGCGAAGGTGCGTGTTTCCTGCAACATCGCCTCCGCCATCGAAGCGTCGAAATCCGGGTATACCGCGCTACTTTTCTGAAGTCCGGAAAGGTCCGAGATAAGGAGCCATTCGGTGACAAAATTCGAAACGGTCTCGGAGCTTTCGCTGAATAGGCGTCGCAGCTGCGCTTCGCGCGTGTCCGGGTTTTGCAGTGTTCCTTCGCTTGCCGCTTTTAAGAGTTCAGCGTCCGGAGGCGATTCAGTTAACATATAGGACAGCAAGGTAGCAATTTCGAAATCGTTTAAAACAGCCACCTGTGAATCTTTGTTTTGGCCAATCTCTGGTCGAAAGAGAAAGTTCGGCGAAGAGAGAAAGGCTTGAATCGCTAGCACGATGCCGTCCTCAAAAGCTGGATCGCTGCCGGATTGGAAGAGCGCCATGTATTCCTGAATTTCTTCATCGCTCAAAGGGCGCCGAAAGGCACGCAAACCAAAGTCCTTGATGAAACTCTCTGCGCAGCTGTCGCCCT belongs to Myxococcales bacterium and includes:
- a CDS encoding DUF1552 domain-containing protein, whose amino-acid sequence is MTKKWANTLNRRRFLTAMGVAGAALPFASMLRRHAVSAQTGAPIRFIAVSNAHGTWLPYWRPRSSAGGFPTESDFTFDFAPSPLAPAEKSILSPLEPWKDKLVVLDGVDYASVTKFDGGGHEAGMLAMLTGGKESASDGWTPTNISVDQYLVDQLQPGTPLNSLELSVYDRGGSGIYENMSFRWANGVPSPVPAELDPYQVYLTLFPNHDLSESERQRLLLRQRSVLDKNLKELERLQSQVPAQARPGLEAHLDGLRGVEQRLAGGIACGDMAPPSLVDPQDKHQVPAVTKLQMDMITQAFLCDTTRISSLLLFGAGHGPAMPWLGSEFDIDIHNGVAHAVNADDEKSLVNEMITQRWFAEMFAYLLEKLNVPDPLGEGTILDNTIIYWTNELGDPAGHRSWSIPTIVAGGGGGKVRTGRYLATRTRECNWPAEDPGTANCIWGDDKDKHFPHNRVLTSICQVMGLDVNFFGDPVLASDSRFQGTVPGLLNS
- a CDS encoding DUF1592 domain-containing protein, which codes for MSGCSGIISSPDGNANQQNTAVSEVINGRLTQRVWRLSRTEYYQSIAALLGEAVVDKNDPTLPELSPDSMVNGFKNQASALISSRLYTRQMFDAAGYFAEKSRAVLGDLLPCNASEGDSCAESFIKDFGLRAFRRPLSDEEIQEYMALFQSGSDPAFEDGIVLAIQAFLSSPNFLFRPEIGQNKDSQVAVLNDFEIATLLSYMLTESPPDAELLKAASEGTLQNPDTREAQLRRLFSESSETVSNFVTEWLLISDLSGLQKSSAVYPDFDASMAEAMLQETRTFAAEVLVSQQGGFRDLMTANYSWIGAELASFYGVPHPGEGVVRVDLDPAQRAGILTQGSVLAKHARAEAGSPVKRGVFLWRAVLCQDLPDPPPGVPIVPAEPVTEGTTREHFAAHSADPACAGCHTIIDPIGFGLENYDGIGRYREEENGVPVDASGYVPEASASASPNDSTANPAADSGNFTGGVELSQVVVNDARAQNCFLRRLIQRSLGADLGSPDDTEIGQNVKAQFVQSETSVLESWVAMVRSSKFVERAALGGS